A genomic window from Arthrobacter sp. FW305-BF8 includes:
- a CDS encoding YifB family Mg chelatase-like AAA ATPase, with protein sequence MALGRAYSVALVGLNGYIVEVEADIGQTLPAFVLLGLPDASLNEARDRIRSAAQNSGVPLSRRKITANLIPASLPKRGSGFDLAIAMSVLRAAEDIRPTGRTVFIAELGLDGRLRPVRGILPAVMSAVQAGFHDIVVAHANAAEAELVPGARVRGYRTLARLVFDFGADPQELVLDFAPEDEPAGTEPVSVDAPVPDMCDVSGQAEARRALEVAAAGAHHLLLTGPPGAGKTMLAERLPGLLPDLRDTEAMEVTAIHSLCQLPSAGVQLVRRPPFENPHHSATAAAIIGGGSGLPRPGAASRAHRGILFLDEAPEYERRVLDALRQPLESGELVIHRSAGAAAYPARFQLVLAANPCPCGKASGKGIECTCTPFMRRRYMSRMSGPLLDRVDIQLQVDRVSLADFGQSGGAEDSATVGARVLAARASQLQRLQPWGMETNSQVPGRILRGELRLPAATTRILDHALERGVLTARGYDRVLRLAWTLADLAGREQPDGNDIGQALSLRQTASAAA encoded by the coding sequence ATGGCGCTGGGGCGAGCCTATTCGGTGGCCCTCGTCGGCCTGAACGGCTACATCGTGGAGGTCGAGGCTGACATCGGCCAGACACTGCCGGCCTTTGTGCTCCTCGGCCTGCCGGACGCTTCCCTCAACGAAGCCCGTGACCGCATCCGCTCGGCGGCGCAGAACTCCGGTGTTCCGCTGAGCCGGCGCAAGATCACCGCCAACCTCATTCCGGCGTCCCTGCCCAAGCGCGGTTCCGGCTTCGACCTTGCCATCGCGATGTCTGTGCTGCGTGCCGCGGAGGACATCAGGCCCACCGGGCGCACCGTCTTCATCGCCGAGTTGGGACTGGACGGACGCCTCAGGCCTGTCCGCGGCATACTGCCGGCCGTGATGTCCGCGGTGCAGGCCGGGTTCCATGACATCGTGGTCGCCCATGCGAACGCAGCCGAGGCCGAACTCGTCCCGGGTGCCAGGGTCCGCGGCTACCGGACCCTGGCGCGGCTGGTGTTCGATTTCGGGGCTGACCCGCAGGAACTTGTCCTCGACTTTGCACCCGAGGATGAACCAGCCGGGACTGAGCCGGTGTCCGTGGATGCGCCTGTCCCCGACATGTGTGACGTGTCCGGCCAGGCAGAGGCGCGGCGTGCCCTTGAGGTAGCCGCCGCCGGTGCGCACCACCTGCTGCTGACCGGCCCGCCCGGAGCCGGCAAGACCATGCTGGCCGAGCGGCTTCCCGGGCTTCTGCCCGATCTGCGCGATACCGAGGCGATGGAGGTGACGGCGATCCATTCCCTGTGCCAGCTCCCTTCAGCCGGGGTGCAGCTGGTCCGGCGGCCGCCGTTCGAGAATCCCCACCACTCGGCCACAGCGGCGGCGATCATCGGCGGCGGGTCGGGGCTCCCCCGCCCCGGCGCGGCGTCGCGGGCCCACCGCGGAATCCTGTTCCTGGACGAGGCGCCCGAGTACGAACGCAGGGTCCTCGATGCACTCAGGCAGCCTCTGGAGAGCGGCGAGCTCGTCATCCACCGCTCGGCCGGAGCAGCGGCCTACCCGGCGCGGTTCCAGCTGGTGCTGGCAGCCAATCCGTGCCCGTGCGGCAAGGCCTCGGGGAAGGGCATTGAATGCACCTGCACCCCCTTCATGCGGCGCCGCTACATGTCGCGCATGTCTGGCCCGCTCCTGGACCGCGTGGACATCCAGCTGCAGGTGGACCGGGTGTCGCTGGCGGACTTTGGCCAGTCCGGGGGAGCGGAGGACAGCGCAACTGTCGGTGCCCGCGTCCTGGCTGCCCGGGCAAGCCAGCTGCAGCGGCTTCAGCCCTGGGGCATGGAAACCAACTCCCAGGTGCCCGGACGCATCCTGCGCGGCGAGCTGAGACTCCCGGCCGCCACAACCCGGATCCTGGACCATGCATTGGAACGGGGCGTCCTCACAGCCAGGGGCTACGACCGTGTCCTCCGGCTCGCATGGACTTTGGCTGACCTCGCTGGCCGGGAGCAGCCGGACGGGAACGATATCGGACAGGCCCTGAGCCTCCGCCAGACCGCCTCAGCGGCGGCGTGA
- a CDS encoding YraN family protein yields the protein MKAKDLLGRRGEELAAEYLESVGMLIVERNWRCPDGEIDIVALDGDALVIAEVKTRRSLAYGHPFEAVGADKLARLHRLGSAWCRDHGLRLPLRRVDVIAVLDDGVGKPTVEHLREVL from the coding sequence ATGAAAGCCAAGGATCTGCTGGGCCGGCGCGGGGAAGAGCTCGCGGCGGAGTATCTGGAATCGGTGGGGATGCTGATCGTGGAGCGCAACTGGCGCTGCCCGGACGGCGAAATCGACATCGTCGCCCTGGACGGCGATGCCCTTGTCATTGCCGAGGTGAAGACGCGGCGTTCGCTCGCCTACGGTCACCCCTTTGAAGCAGTCGGTGCAGACAAGCTCGCCCGGCTGCACCGCCTGGGTTCCGCCTGGTGCCGGGACCACGGACTGCGGTTGCCGCTGCGCCGGGTGGACGTCATTGCCGTGCTGGACGACGGCGTGGGCAAACCCACGGTTGAGCACCTCAGGGAGGTGCTGTGA
- a CDS encoding DUF2469 domain-containing protein, with product MSAEDLENYETDMELQLYREYRDVVGLFSYVVETERRFYLANHVDLQARSADGEVYFDLTLQDAWVWDVYRSARFVKSVRVITFKDVNVEELPRNEELALPKDVDLGN from the coding sequence ATGAGTGCCGAAGACCTTGAGAACTATGAGACCGACATGGAGCTCCAGCTCTACCGTGAGTACCGCGACGTCGTGGGTCTGTTCAGCTATGTGGTCGAGACCGAGCGGCGCTTCTACCTCGCCAACCACGTGGACCTGCAGGCCCGCAGCGCCGACGGCGAGGTCTACTTCGACCTCACGCTCCAGGACGCCTGGGTCTGGGACGTCTACCGTTCAGCGCGGTTTGTGAAGAGTGTCCGGGTCATCACGTTCAAGGATGTCAACGTCGAGGAACTGCCCCGCAACGAGGAGCTCGCGCTGCCCAAGGACGTCGACCTCGGCAACTGA
- a CDS encoding ribonuclease HII → MSVAPTLDYEKRFLPRGARFLAGVDEVGRGALAGPVSVGIAVVDLQHMELLADVRDSKLLKAADRERLDPLVRAWSVASAVGHATAREIDDLGIMGALRAAGNRAWFEILGAGITPDVVLLDGSHNWLSPAVQPSLFDEVVTDPGCDAPVHTLVKADMQCLSVAAASVLAKVERDQHMQQLHLEYPDFGWDVNKGYGTALHREAIRARGPSPYHRVSWNLLSE, encoded by the coding sequence ATGTCCGTTGCACCCACCCTTGACTACGAGAAGCGCTTCCTTCCCCGCGGGGCGCGGTTCCTGGCCGGCGTCGACGAAGTAGGCCGCGGCGCCCTCGCAGGGCCGGTAAGCGTGGGAATCGCCGTCGTGGACCTGCAGCACATGGAACTGCTGGCCGATGTCCGGGACAGCAAGCTGCTCAAGGCGGCAGACCGCGAACGGCTCGATCCGCTGGTGCGGGCCTGGAGCGTCGCCTCCGCCGTCGGACATGCCACTGCGCGCGAAATCGATGACCTCGGCATCATGGGTGCCCTGCGGGCTGCCGGAAACAGGGCCTGGTTCGAGATCCTCGGCGCCGGCATCACGCCCGACGTCGTCCTGCTGGACGGCAGCCACAACTGGCTCTCACCCGCCGTTCAGCCCTCGCTGTTCGACGAAGTCGTCACTGATCCCGGCTGCGATGCGCCCGTCCACACCCTCGTCAAGGCGGACATGCAATGCCTCAGCGTCGCCGCCGCGAGTGTCCTGGCCAAGGTCGAGCGCGACCAGCACATGCAGCAGCTCCACCTCGAGTACCCGGACTTCGGCTGGGACGTCAACAAGGGCTACGGCACCGCGCTGCACCGGGAAGCGATCCGCGCCCGCGGCCCGAGCCCCTACCACCGAGTCAGCTGGAACCTGCTGTCCGAGTAG
- the lepB gene encoding signal peptidase I, protein MPEIDPGSSEPQQTSAGPGRHAAHEPVSDVPAPGGTGPGSPAPAGARRQEKGSPRNPFLLWLKEIATVVVIAVVLSFLIKTFLFRAFYIPSESMVNTLDINDRIFVNLLVPEPFALERGDVVVFRDTKGWLPPTPQKADGPFSVVEDGLTFVGLLPDNSEQHLVKRVIGLPGDHVVCCNAGGKITVNGAGLDEAYVNPAEVPAVRTFDVVVPQGKVWVMGDNRNHSADSRAHTDTNGGFVDIADIEGKAAVIAWPMNRWAALNNYPDVFKNVPSAG, encoded by the coding sequence ATGCCGGAAATCGATCCCGGGAGCTCCGAGCCGCAGCAGACTTCTGCGGGGCCGGGACGGCATGCCGCCCACGAGCCCGTTTCGGATGTACCCGCTCCCGGCGGAACCGGACCCGGGTCACCCGCTCCCGCGGGTGCCCGCCGTCAGGAAAAGGGCAGTCCCCGCAACCCCTTCCTGCTGTGGCTGAAGGAAATCGCCACGGTGGTGGTGATCGCCGTCGTGCTGTCCTTCCTCATCAAAACCTTCCTGTTCCGGGCCTTCTACATACCGTCCGAGTCGATGGTGAACACGCTGGACATCAACGACCGCATCTTCGTGAACCTCCTCGTGCCGGAACCGTTTGCCCTCGAGCGCGGCGACGTCGTTGTCTTCAGGGACACCAAGGGCTGGCTGCCACCCACACCGCAGAAGGCGGACGGGCCGTTCAGCGTTGTTGAGGACGGGCTGACCTTCGTTGGCCTGCTGCCGGACAACTCCGAGCAGCATCTGGTTAAGCGGGTTATCGGGCTGCCTGGCGACCACGTCGTCTGCTGTAACGCCGGAGGGAAGATCACCGTCAACGGCGCCGGGCTGGACGAGGCGTACGTCAATCCAGCCGAAGTTCCCGCAGTGCGGACCTTCGACGTCGTGGTGCCGCAGGGCAAAGTCTGGGTGATGGGGGACAACCGCAACCACTCGGCGGACTCCCGTGCCCACACCGACACCAACGGGGGCTTCGTGGACATCGCCGACATCGAAGGCAAGGCAGCGGTCATCGCCTGGCCGATGAACCGCTGGGCCGCCCTGAACAACTATCCTGACGTCTTCAAGAATGTGCCGTCGGCAGGTTAG
- the lepB gene encoding signal peptidase I: MDHTKRQPGKPGWRFALLAVLAAVLVSGLIRSLWLDVYYIPSASMEPLFGAGDRILVSRTAFQSEPIRRGDVVVFDGRGSFAPLNSGAGPLQEAAAAAGHWLGLSGSDTTYVKRVIGLPGDHVACCDAGKRLTVNGQPLVEPYLYDGDAASSQKFDVVVPEGRLWLLGDHRSVSADSRSLLGAPGGGMVRLDRVIGRPVQILWPLDRFASVARPPLAAITTTKDGQ; this comes from the coding sequence TGCCGTCCTGGTCAGCGGGCTGATCCGCTCCCTGTGGCTGGACGTTTATTACATTCCGTCCGCCTCAATGGAGCCGCTGTTCGGCGCGGGTGACAGGATCCTGGTGTCCCGCACGGCCTTCCAGTCGGAACCGATCCGCCGCGGCGACGTCGTCGTGTTCGACGGCCGGGGCTCGTTCGCCCCGCTCAACAGCGGGGCCGGTCCGCTGCAGGAAGCGGCGGCCGCGGCAGGACACTGGCTGGGTCTGTCCGGCAGTGATACCACATACGTAAAGCGGGTCATCGGGCTTCCCGGCGACCACGTGGCGTGCTGCGACGCCGGCAAGCGCCTCACAGTCAACGGTCAGCCGCTCGTGGAACCCTACCTCTATGACGGTGATGCGGCGAGCAGCCAGAAGTTCGACGTCGTTGTTCCAGAGGGCCGGCTGTGGCTGCTCGGGGACCACCGGTCGGTGTCCGCGGACTCCCGCAGCCTCCTGGGGGCGCCAGGCGGCGGCATGGTGCGGCTGGACAGGGTGATCGGCAGGCCGGTACAGATTCTCTGGCCGCTTGATAGATTTGCGTCAGTGGCGCGGCCGCCGTTGGCGGCCATAACAACAACAAAGGACGGACAGTAG